CAGCCCGCGCTGGACGTTTACCGTCCGGGCGGGCCGCTTCCGTACATGTCGTGATTGACCAGCGCCGAGTAGTAGCTGCTGATGGTGGTCGGTGCCTGATATAGCGCGGTCAGGATGTAGCTTCGGATGTTGCGGACGTCGGTGGTATTCTTGTCCAGACACTCCAGCACATATTCGACGTGGCTGTCATCGAGCTTCAAAAGCCTGCTTTTCACTGTTTCGGCGGGCATATCCTCACCGGCGATCCGAATCTCCTTTTTCCGGCTGCATACGGTATCGAGCATAATGCCCACGATTTCGTCCAGACGCTCCGGGTCGCATCTCTGCCGCAGGACGTCGTAGGAGATATTCTCTTTGATAATTTCGCGGTAGGCATCCGCCGCATCCATCGCATCAGCCGGGGCAACGGCCTCCGGTTTTCGGTCTGCCGGATTGGATTGATACGTATTTGCTCCATACGTATTTGATTTTTTAGGGATATTAGTTCCCTTAGTATTTAATTGCGCGGGGTTTTCCGTATCCGGTTTTTCCATATCCGGGTTATCCAGATACGGGTTTTCCGTATCTGGTGAATCCGTATCCGGGAAAGGCGTACCCGGCGATTTGCGTGGTTGCTCATAGATGGTGTATTCGGTGTCAGTGATGCGTCCGTCTTTGCCGCGAAGCTGTCGGCGCTCCATATAGCCCGCGCTTTCCAGCTCCTTGAGCGTTTTTCCGATGGCGTCCACACCTTCGCGGCAGATGGAGGCAAGGCCCCGCGTGGTGTAATCCCAATCGTCCGGAAGGGAGAGCATCATGGACAAAAGTCCTTTCGCTTTCAGGGACAAAGCCCTGTTCTTCAGGTGATGGTTACTCATAACTGTGTAATCCCGTGTCCGCTCCACACGAAAAACCGCCATTTGTATCACTCCCTTCCTCAAACGACTGGCTTAGTCGGTAATCGTGAAATTCAGCGTCAGCTCATGTGACACATTCGTTGTCTTTGCCCACGCCAAACCAAATTTAGCGGTAAGTGCCAGATTCCCCGATGCTCCGTTCGCGCCGAGCGTTCCCAGCGGCACTTCCGACGCGAGGTCGCCCGTGTAAACGGGAGTTTCCCGATCAACCGCCGTCCAGCCCGAACCGGCTGTGTTACTGATTCCCACGCCGAGCGCGATTCCACTTCCGGTCTGTGCCGCCGTCAGGCTGCTCCAATCCGAATAGGCTGTGGGGGCGGCGTCACCGATGCCGGAAGTCGCTTTCAGGCCCGCGACGGAAACCTTAACGGGAAAAGTGGAATGGTTGGTGATTGGAATATCCGGTGCGGTGAACGGCGTACTGCTGTTCGGGTCGATGGAATAGCCGATACTGACCGGATGCGTCACGGAGACGAGTTCATCCGTATGGTAGTGGGTGACAGCCGAAATGTTACCGGCATTGTCCACGGCGGCAATATGAATGTAAAAGCCGCTGCCGGACGGGCGGGAAAAAATATAGCTGTCCGATGTGGTTGTAATGCTCCCGTCAGGGACGGTATCGGGGCTGTTGTCCACCACGATGGAATAGCCCTTCATACCGGTTTTTAGGGATGTCGATATAACCGGAGAATCATATTTCACGCCGTCGTTCTGGCCGGTAGCCTCCACATAGTATTGATAGCCGGTGGCGTTGTCCTGCGAGGAATAATTGACGGTATACCGCGTCCGGCCGGAATTGTGCGTAACGCCGGAAATAGCCGGTTTGTCCGGCGCGTCCAAGTCCTGTCCCTTATGATCGTTCCAGCTTGTGTCGGTCGTGATCTGAGCAAGGTAAAACAGGGTATTAGCGGTAACGCGCTGCTCGTCCGGCGTTGCCTCACCATTAGAGTGACCGGTCTGGATTAGGGCGCAGTTGCTCCATGTTGTCAGATAAAAATTATTGGTGCCTTTGCCGGTTGAATCGCTTTGCGGCACACCGCCGCAATATGGATAGGGCGGCTGGTATGCCATCCAAATGTCCCCAAGTGCAATCTGCGAATTGGAGTGGGACGTCGGGACGGTCAGTGCCGTACCTATGCCGCCTATATTCCAAGGGTAGTTGGTCAGCAGTCCCTTTTTCGTAACGGAAATCTCCGAGCCGCCTAACGGTGTATAGCGGTTGATCGTTTCAATGTTTACATAATGGGCGAGTTTGAAAAAATTCGGATTGGCAATGGCGTCGTTGGAAACAAGCGTATCGTGTCCGAAGCAAACGCCCCTTCCGGTTCTAATAAACGCATCCGTATCGGATTCCGCCGCTGCCGATAAGTCTTGCAGGTTGTTGTTATCCCACGCCCCGAAGTACAGCACATCGTATTTGAAATTGCCGTCCGCGTTTTTCAAGTAAGCGTCGGGATTGGCGTTGAAATCCGAGATCGAAACGGTATCCACGGAAATGAGGCCCTTGCCGTAGCCTTTGGAATCATACCCGTTCGGCGTTTCCATCCACATTTTAAGGGATGCCGACTTCGGCAGGGTGTAGCTCTTTCCCTGCCACGTCGTAAAGGAAACGGTCGGCGTGACTATGGGGTAGATGTTCAGAACCTTCGCGTGATCTTTGGCAGGGATGCTCTGGAAAGTCGATTCATGCGCGGATTTGGAATAGAGCATGTAGCTGTACGGCTGGCTTTTGTCGCTGTTCGTCCAGTTCAGCGCCACATAGTTCCCGGACGGATTCGGCGTCGCGGTCAGCGTCAGCACCGAAGCGGCGGATGCCGCGAACGCGGGCGAAACGCCAGACAGTAGAATTCCGGCGGCAAGCAGAGGGACGAGAAAAAGCCGCCTGAATGATTGTCTCAAATAGAAACCCTCCTTTCGGCGTGGAAGGTTGGCCGGGAAAATCCCGGCCAATTCCCGCACTCATGTCTTTATGCAAGCTGGAACTGGAAAACAAGCTGATGGTTGGCCGTGTACGCTCCGTCGAACGCGAGGCCATAGTCAGCCGTGAGGGACAACGCGCCGGAAACGCTCGGATTCAGCGTCCCGACCTGCAACGGCGAATCGTTCACTGCCCAATGGGTGGAAGTGCTGTACCCGCTGTTCCAGCCGGAATTGCCTTTTGCCGCAATGCCGAGCGCAATGTACTTTTTGGAATCCGCGAGGTTGAGAGAACGCCACGCTTTCGCGGACGGATCGACGTCGGTGAAGGTAAGCGTTCCGCCCGAAGCGGCTTTCATGGATTCCACTGTGGTGATCACCGCGACTTTGGTGTTGTTGGTCACTTTGATGTCGGGCGCGGTAAAGGTTTCGGCGTCCGGGCTGATGGCATAGGCCACGTTGATCGGGTGTGTGACAGAGATGGTCAACGGCGAGATGGAACCGTTGATCGTCACGTTTCCCGTGACGCTGCCCGTACCGGTGTCGGTTTTGTCGGCGGCGAACGCTGGGACTGCCGCCGTCACGCCGAGTACGGCAAAGGTGACGATGCCCGCGAGGATCTTTCTGAGTTTGCTTTTCATTGAGAAGCCTCCTTATGAATTTTTATATCAACCGGACCGTCCGGCTGATTACGAAACGGAAAGATGGATTTTGTAGTCGGCCATTCCGAGGTAAGCCTTGGTATCCTTGCTGTAATACCGGATTGTCGCCGTCACGCTGTAATCACCGTGTGAAATCTGCCGGGAAAGGGTGAGGCCGTCGATGTGCTGCCCCGGATAGATCGGCGCGGATTTTGCCACTACTTCGCCGTTCAGCACAATTTCACACTGCATAATGACGGTGTTGGAGGACGGGTTTTCCACTTCCCATATGCCTGTGCTACCCTTTGCTCCGCTGGAAAAAGAAGCCTGCGCGCTTACCTTGTCGGTGACGGTGACTTCCTGCTTTTGAAGCCGGGACAGGATTTCCTGCCGTGACGGGGTGCTGCCGCTTCCGGGTTCCGCGCTCCCGGTATCGTCCAGAGACGGAACGGACGATGAGGGAACGGAACTGGACGGCGGCGGGTTCGGGCAGGGGTGCTGATTTCCGCAGCTCCGCAGCAAAAGCAGCAGGAGAAGCAGTAACAGCAGAAGAATCGCAAGGATATACGGCCATTTGCGCTTTCGCTTTTCATCCTCCTTTTTACCTTCGCTTTTGTTGATTTTTTCAGTTGTCATGCGGTTTCCTCCTTTATCAAGACATGAAAAAAGGCGCTCCTTTCGGAACGCCTGAAACGACGGTTATTACCTTTCCTGATCCCGCTGCCGCTTTTTTTGCCATCCATCAAGCAACCGGATAATGACCTGCTCCATCTGCTGCGGGGTATACGATTTTGGAAAATATTTTTGGAGCTTATCAGCCTTAATAGTCAAGTCGTTTTTCTCCGGTTTCTTTTCCTCCGACATGATCGCCATCATACTGTCCTCATTCAAATGCCCA
This genomic window from Caproicibacterium sp. BJN0003 contains:
- a CDS encoding DUF6017 domain-containing protein; this encodes MAVFRVERTRDYTVMSNHHLKNRALSLKAKGLLSMMLSLPDDWDYTTRGLASICREGVDAIGKTLKELESAGYMERRQLRGKDGRITDTEYTIYEQPRKSPGTPFPDTDSPDTENPYLDNPDMEKPDTENPAQLNTKGTNIPKKSNTYGANTYQSNPADRKPEAVAPADAMDAADAYREIIKENISYDVLRQRCDPERLDEIVGIMLDTVCSRKKEIRIAGEDMPAETVKSRLLKLDDSHVEYVLECLDKNTTDVRNIRSYILTALYQAPTTISSYYSALVNHDMYGSGPPGR
- a CDS encoding DUF5057 domain-containing protein, translated to MRQSFRRLFLVPLLAAGILLSGVSPAFAASAASVLTLTATPNPSGNYVALNWTNSDKSQPYSYMLYSKSAHESTFQSIPAKDHAKVLNIYPIVTPTVSFTTWQGKSYTLPKSASLKMWMETPNGYDSKGYGKGLISVDTVSISDFNANPDAYLKNADGNFKYDVLYFGAWDNNNLQDLSAAAESDTDAFIRTGRGVCFGHDTLVSNDAIANPNFFKLAHYVNIETINRYTPLGGSEISVTKKGLLTNYPWNIGGIGTALTVPTSHSNSQIALGDIWMAYQPPYPYCGGVPQSDSTGKGTNNFYLTTWSNCALIQTGHSNGEATPDEQRVTANTLFYLAQITTDTSWNDHKGQDLDAPDKPAISGVTHNSGRTRYTVNYSSQDNATGYQYYVEATGQNDGVKYDSPVISTSLKTGMKGYSIVVDNSPDTVPDGSITTTSDSYIFSRPSGSGFYIHIAAVDNAGNISAVTHYHTDELVSVTHPVSIGYSIDPNSSTPFTAPDIPITNHSTFPVKVSVAGLKATSGIGDAAPTAYSDWSSLTAAQTGSGIALGVGISNTAGSGWTAVDRETPVYTGDLASEVPLGTLGANGASGNLALTAKFGLAWAKTTNVSHELTLNFTITD